From Debaryomyces hansenii CBS767 chromosome C complete sequence, a single genomic window includes:
- a CDS encoding DEHA2C15906p (some similarities with uniprot|P36598 Schizosaccharomyces pombe thi1 Thiamine repressible genes and gnl|GLV|CAGL0L09691g Candida glabrata) — protein MKIVAGGTVNTKKRKGVSDSDRKRATYSCDRCKVKKIRCDRSDSNKVKYDSTTSCVQCNESRVSCTTTAPRKKRTYYSMSDTSRHQLKCLICIAKAVFPDKNPNDLNDLSDIAKSLRIELPGGNEIFDDNGKNQVESYTNVSILQDSEMDKNIDRTDQTHNAATRSFLTSKPVVTDRNENASSYGLEGTSGLLKALLGIAADVPDNANKEDDNFLNQKPIKAPMNNDNIDTIMQLFQIRQFHPASLISKANADYYVNFFFENVHPGYFIFEEQEFRRKHECFFRDIDSYRPYNSLKAITNEQICCIYMVWILGKEFSLSIQEDISDNILNSCVGVVTLLLGDIIIHPSLEGIRSIYLTALYFESQKKRETSWQLFELASQQCISLGFHRQADIANYPENIQDEIKVVWWSIFRIQMNINSSLGRAPSVSIETIDIGLPSLIMIKDELFKDYFASSVGLFKIMYRILNLRRKLYISNEPLSTGNIESLTQIKVMLSEWFSGLSQPLKEYWIMRPVKRYQLKLHLQYHYLCITLTLPYLLYVSKRLKELKLTNYKNLIESLCQGIKAAETICDVIYYSGKSGHFNGILHYDMFYGYNAMMVLVLTYVLIHDQTDSTYQYRSNCTYFRKTLSDFGIDRTTNLRAIHRMHLVNVKHSSRVEGLMKEACENIKFMIKRFGLLKVLNSKYGSPRNENYSASLSADDDDNNFVPLSPSNSSVYGLNLFSKDTENQECDLFSFGYSDFELSTIIFNENFRSHLEQR, from the coding sequence ATGAAAATAGTCGCTGGAGGTACTGTGAATACTAAGAAAAGAAAGGGAGTATCAGATAGTGATAGAAAAAGAGCTACGTATAGTTGTGATCGTTGTAAGGTAAAGAAAATTCGTTGTGACAGGCTGGATTCTAACAAGGTGAAGTATGATAGTACCACATCATGTGTACAATGCAATGAATCTAGGGTTTCGTGCACTACAACAGCACCGAGGAAGAAGAGAACTTACTATTCAATGAGCGATACCTCAAGGCATCAGTTGAAATGCTTGATATGCATTGCGAAAGCCGTTTTCCCAGACAAGAATCCAAATGATCTAAACGATTTGTCAGATATTGCCAAGAGTTTGAGGATTGAACTACCAGGAggtaatgaaatatttgatgacAACGGAAAGAACCAGGTGGAAAGTTATACAAATGTTTCAATATTACAGGATAGCGAAATGGacaaaaatattgatcGTACTGATCAAACACACAATGCAGCTACCAGAAGTTTTTTGACTCTGAAGCCGGTTGTCACAGACAGAAATGAAAACGCTTCCTCATATGGGCTAGAGGGAACACTGGGATTACTAAAAGCTCTTCTTGGAATCGCTGCTGATGTGCCGGATAACGCTAATAAAGAAGACGATAATTTTCTTAACCAGAAACCTATAAAAGCAccaatgaataatgataatatagatACAATTATgcaattgtttcaaattcGACAATTTCATCCGGCATCTTTGATATCGAAAGCAAATGCTGATTATTAtgtgaattttttttttgaaaatgtcCATCCTGGATACTTTATTTTCGAGGAACAAGAGTTTAGAAGAAAGCATGAATGTTTTTTTAGAGATATTGACTCATATAGACCATACAATAGCTTGAAAGCCATTACCAATGAACAAATATGCTGCATCTACATGGTTTGGATCTTGGGGAAAGAATTCAGTCTCtcaattcaagaagatatttCAGACAACATTCTAAATCTGTGTGTCGGTGTTGTAACGCTTTTGCTAGGCGATATTATCATACATCCTTCTTTAGAAGGAATAAGACTGATTTACCTTACTGCCTTGTACTTCGAATCGCAGAAGAAGAGAGAAACTTCATGGCAGTTGTTTGAATTAGCTTCTCAACAATGTATTAGCTTGGGATTTCATCGACAAGCCGATATTGCAAATTATCCAGAGAATATTCAAGATGAGATTAAAGTTGTCTGGTGGTCAATTTTTCGAATTcaaatgaatataaattcttctttgggTAGAGCTCCGTCAGTCTCAATTGAAACCATAGATATTGGCTTACCAAGTCTCATTATGATAAAAGATGAATTGTTTAAAGATTATTTTGCATCATCGGTCGgcttattcaaaataatgtaCAGAATTCTAAATCTTAGAAGGAAGTTATATATAAGCAACGAGCCGTTAAGCACCGGGAACATTGAAAGTCTAACTCAAATTAAGGTAATGCTAAGTGAATGGTTTAGTGGATTGAGTCAACCGTTGAAAGAATATTGGATAATGAGGCCTGTAAAAAGGTACCAGTTGAAGCTACATCtacaatatcattatctttgCATAACATTGACGTTACCGTATTTATTGTACGTATCAAAAAGGTTAAAAGAGCTAAAGTTAACGAATTATAAGAATTTGATCGAAAGTTTATGTCAAGGGATTAAAGCAGCAGAAACTATATGTGATGTGATCTATTATTCTGGAAAGAGTGGTCACTTTAATGGTATATTACATTATGATATGTTTTATGGCTATAATGCAATGATGGTTTTGGTATTGACTTACGTTTTAATCCACGACCAAACTGATTCAACTTATCAATATCGGTCGAATTGCACCTACTTCAGGAAAACTTTAAGCGATTTTGGCATTGACCGAACAACCAATTTACGAGCAATTCATCGTATGCATCTTGTAAATGTAAAGCATTCCAGTCGTGTAGAAGGCTTGATGAAAGAGGCATGCGAGAATATAAAGTTTATGATAAAGCGGTTTGGCCTACTAAAGGTTTTAAATAGCAAATATGGATCACCTAGAAATGAGAATTACAGTGCGTCTTTATCTgcagatgatgatgacaatAATTTTGTTCCGCTTTCTCCTAGCAATTCCTCTGTTTATGGGCTTAATTTATTTCTGAAGGATACAGAGAATCAGGAATGTGACCTTTTCCTGTTCGGCTACagtgattttgaattatcgaccatcatttttaatgaGAACTTTCGTTCTCATCTCGAACAGAGATAG
- a CDS encoding DEHA2C15950p (similar to uniprot|Q07904 Saccharomyces cerevisiae YLR004C): protein MSDSENLKYANVHVVSSAKDRGVESTGHKQDKRVDNDLVSIEVNEISYEKEANKKLRWKIDYRIMPFLMIIYGLQYLDKTLLNYAAVMGIKDHLRGNEFSNTGTIFYASYLVAEPFAGLMIQKLPVGRLLGSIVTLWGIITSCHAAAKSYPGLIIVRTLLGIFEAPVAGCLLAITSMWWNRREQTRRTGLWYLQIGVAQIVGSLISFGFQHVQSTSIESWQILFIFMGVFTSLVGLVAFFYLPNDISSCTFLTEEEKEAAIQHIKVNQTGQKNKKFKWYQVKELIIYDKQTWVLLMITILTMIGNGAVSIFASVIIKSFGFSNKAATIIQIPSGVATIAGTLISCYLAGYIGNRAYLLVSVCIPACLGAILLLALGNEHKVGKLFGVYLLNFSSSVLPVIYSWNSVNTSGYTKVTMRNALTLIAFCIGNLIGPQIFREKDAPNYTPAKIVLIVAMSCPVFLALVLRQIAIRENRKRDSEGLVGYRDDVTTLDLTDIENKSFRYEY from the coding sequence ATGAGTGATTCTGAAAACTTGAAATACGCCAATGTGCACGTAGTATCCTCTGCAAAAGATAGAGGAGTAGAAAGCACAGGACATAAACAAGATAAAAGGGTTGACAATGACCTTGTATCGATCGAGGTGAATGAAATTCTGTACGAAAAGGAAGCCAATAAGAAACTAAGATggaaaattgattatagAATAATGCCGTTCTTGATGATCATTTACGGGTTGCAATACTTAGATAAGACTTTGTTAAATTACGCGGCAGTCATGGGGATCAAGGATCATTTACGAGGAAATGAATTTAGTAATACGGGTACTATATTCTATGCCAGTTATCTTGTGGCTGAACCATTTGCCGGTCTTATGATTCAGAAACTTCCCGTTGGAAGATTATTAGGGTCTATTGTGACTCTTTGGGGCATAATTACTAGTTGCCATGCTGCTGCGAAAAGTTATCCAGGATTAATTATCGTCAGGACTCTCCttggaatatttgaagCACCTGTTGCAGGCTGTCTTCTTGCAATAACAAGTATGTGGTGGAATAGGCGTGAACAAACCAGAAGAACTGGATTATGGTATTTGCAAATCGGGGTCGCTCAAATAGTTGGAAGCTTGATTTCGTTCGGTTTTCAACACGTACAATCTACTAGTATTGAAAGTTGGCAAATATTGTTCATTTTTATGGGTGTATTCACATCGCTAGTTGGATTAGTGGCTTTCTTTTACTTGCCTAATGATATTAGTAGCTGTACCTTTTTaactgaagaagaaaaggagGCTGCAATTCAACATATTAAAGTGAATCAAACAGGCCAGAAGAATAAAAAGTTCAAATGGTATCAGGTTaaagaattgattatttacGATAAACAGACTTGGGTCTTACTAATGATTACGATACTTACAATGATCGGTAACGGCGCAGTGTCAATTTTTGCAAGcgttattattaaatcGTTTGGTTTCTCAAATAAAGCTGCAACAATAATCCAGATTCCTTCCGGAGTAGCTACGATAGCTGGTACATTAATATCTTGTTATTTAGCAGGATATATTGGCAACAGGGCATATCTTTTAGTGCTGGTTTGTATACCTGCATGTCTAGGTGCTATCCTACTTTTGGCGTTAGGCAATGAACATAAAGTTGGAAAGCTTTTCGGGGTCTACTTGTTAAACTTTAGTAGTTCTGTTCTCCCGGTAATATACAGTTGGAATTCTGTAAATACTTCGGGGTACACGAAGGTCACTATGAGAAATGCATTAACATTAATTGCCTTCTGTATAGGTAATTTGATTGGACCCCAGATATTCAGAGAAAAGGATGCTCCTAATTACACACCTGCTAAGATTGTTCTTATAGTCGCGATGAGTTGTCCAGTTTTTCTTGCATTGGTTCTTCGCCAAATAGCGATAAGAGAAAATAGAAAGAGAGATTCAGAGGGATTAGTTGGGTACAGGGATGACGTGACGACCCTAGACTTAactgatattgaaaataagagCTTTAGATATGAGTACTAG
- a CDS encoding DEHA2C15884p (similar to uniprot|Q5KNV4 Cryptococcus neoformans var CNA05180 and gnl|GLV|YALI0C21789g Yarrowia lipolytica): MPVPFEGLIPYAIMAAFFGVAGHGVGFVRYWDNGWKNDRFNLDSWDEKMMERDFLLTGVKRGQTSEAVAPDHFKTADVQLQRYWTPYRDQYFVFRERLYKGYVTGVWDFS; this comes from the coding sequence ATGCCAGTTCCATTTGAGGGTTTAATACCATATGCTATTATGGCAGCCTTTTTTGGCGTCGCCGGTCATGGTGTTGGTTTCGTTAGATACTGGGACAATGGTTGGAAGAATGATAGATTCAACTTAGATTCATGGGATGAAAAAATGATGGAAAGAGACTTCTTGTTAACAGGAGTTAAGAGAGGACAAACTAGTGAGGCTGTGGCTCCAGACCATTTCAAGACAGCAGATGTCCAATTACAAAGATACTGGACACCATACAGAGACCAATACTTTGTTTTCAGAGAAAGATTATACAAGGGATATGTTACCGGTGTGTGGGACTTTTCATGA
- a CDS encoding DEHA2C15928p (similar to uniprot|Q9C2D7 Neurospora crassa 9G6 Related to lincomycin-condensing protein lmbA), whose product MEGPSNSRRSTVYSAKGMVSSTQPLANSAGIKVMSNGGNCVDACIAISACLCVLEPSSTGIGGDCFALFYKNRDRKVYGLNGTGRSASGLNIDWLKTNQPDHILPSMRFKDDSVFKVQVPGHIAGWYDLHEAWGSGKVTMEEILQPAIDLAENGFVVSQISASLWKEAEEKLKNQNNCDDLSIFLPNEDLTAPVRGQFMKNTHLADTLKIIVRFGKKGFYEGEVAESMINELSKRGSLISMKDLANHTSTFVEPISLSILDHKLWEIPPSGSGIIALLTLGLIDQLDKKGTLKMREMKHNSVEYLHMIIECLKLSFKDSDEYVNDYEFFTKEYNLDQSVSLENLLQPEYLTRRIESFSVDKIISNHEVGHGIPNPMFKSDTVYMTASDSEGNACSFISSLYENFGSGILVPNRGFALQNRGGNFNLNPKSKNCLEGNKRSYHTIIPGMITTPSKLSPSKEDLFASYGIMGGYNQPQAHVQVYLNMLLFNMDPQEALDAPRISLFPHPDFEHTDLGLGSDGPTSRAVTCVGIEDGIATDVIEGLIKLGHETKIFQGNERKLFGRGQIIRKESGPETKGELVYSGGSDMRGDGASVPLI is encoded by the coding sequence ATGGAAGGTCCTTCTAATTCTAGGCGTTCAACAGTGTATTCGGCTAAGGGTATGGTATCGTCTACCCAACCTCTTGCAAATTCGGCTGGAATTAAAGTTATGTCAAATGGTGGCAACTGTGTTGATGCATGCATTGCGATTTCAGCATGTTTATGTGTATTGGAGCCGTCGTCCACCGGTATCGGGGGCGATTGTTTTGCCTTGTTTTATAAGAATAGAGATAGGAAAGTATATGGTCTAAATGGAACAGGGAGGTCTGCATCAGGACTTAATATCGATTGGCTTAAAACAAATCAACCAGATCATATTTTACCTAGTATGAGATTTAAAGACGACTCTGTATTCAAGGTTCAGGTTCCCGGTCACATCGCTGGATGGTACGATCTACACGAAGCTTGGGGTAGTGGGAAAGTCACTATGGAAGAGATTTTACAGCCAGCAATTGACCTAGCAGAGAATGGCTTTGTCGTTTCGCAAATAAGTGCATCACTCTGGAAAGAGGCGGAggagaaattgaagaatcagAACAATTGTGACGATTTGTCCATTTTCCTTCCTAATGAAGATCTCACGGCGCCAGTAAGAGGCCAATTTATGAAGAATACACATCTAGCAGATACCTTAAAGATAATTGTAAGATTTGGCAAGAAAGGATTTTATGAGGGTGAAGTAGCTGAATCAATGATTAATGAGCTATCGAAAAGAGGATCATTAATCTCAATGAAAGACCTTGCAAATCATACATCAACCTTTGTCGAGCCTATTTcactttcaattcttgacCATAAACTATGGGAAATACCACCGAGCGGTTCAGGTATTATAGCATTACTCACCCTAGGTCTTATTGACCAATTAGATAAGAAAGGTACATTGAAGATGAGAGAAATGAAGCATAATTCTGTAGAATATTTGCATATGATAATTGAATGCTTGAAGCTCAGTTTTAAAGATTCAGATGAATATGTGAATGATTACGAGTTCTTTACCAAAGAATACAACTTAGATCAATCAGTTTCTCTCGAAAATTTGTTACAACCAGAGTACCTTACGAGGCGTATAGAACTGTTTAGTGTGGATAAAATCATTTCGAACCACGAAGTTGGACATGGTATTCCAAATCCAATGTTCAAGTCAGATACAGTTTACATGACAGCCTCGGACTCCGAAGGCAATGCATGTTCGTTTATTAGCTCTCTATACGAAAATTTTGGGAGTGGTATACTTGTTCCAAATAGAGGTTTTGCATTACAGAACCGGGGCGGCAACTTTAATTTGAACCCAAAGAGCAAGAATTGTCTCGAAGGGAACAAAAGATCCTATCACACTATAATTCCTGGCATGATCACTACTCCTTCAAAGTTATCACCGCTGAAGGAAGATTTGTTTGCCAGCTATGGTATTATGGGTGGATATAATCAACCACAAGCACATGTGCAAgtatatttgaatatgcTACTTTTTAATATGGATCCACAAGAAGCATTGGATGCACCAAGAATCTCGTTGTTTCCACATCCAGACTTTGAACATACTGATTTAGGCCTCGGATCTGATGGACCAACTAGTAGGGCCGTTACTTGCGTCGGAATTGAAGATGGAATTGCAACGGACGTTATTGAAGGACTCATCAAGTTAGGTCATGAAACCAAAATTTTCCAGGGCAATGAAAGGAAACTCTTTGGAAGAGGACAAATAATTCGTAAAGAATCGGGACCAGAGACTAAGGGAGAATTAGTATATAGTGGTGGCAGTGATATGAGAGGTGATGGTGCTTCCGTTCCTTTGATCTGA
- a CDS encoding DEHA2C15862p (similar to uniprot|Q12080 Saccharomyces cerevisiae YPL146C NOP53 Nucleolar protein) yields MKNKDNEVNMEQNKPKTTQQRSRKGKKSWRKNIDIDDVEKGLEEANNRQRLLGDDNDDFIIDTEGDVSIGGKSGKKLKSTEILSNKSKVKPLAVERNNKKIQGVNKHEVHRLMKLSGKVNGESKLKTRVDKDGLFRAKNEDLWGEEPVDNTPEILLTKSSSGLTKAKYAPKTMKTDAIRLSEQEKQVDAGKSYNPSLASWKALINKEYTTENEKELKRQELLDHQQRIKYLIANLDENEEESSGDEQIDEVEEEGEQDFKLSINKPTQVKIKTKSKRNREAKHKQRTELEQKLKELKNQINELAKLDEYNELAAAKQEAKESTTSKSKKTKKLFKYDSITRPLEVKLSDELNNNLKNLKPEGNLFYDSMINLQENGLIETRVPVAKRRRYTPKITEKWTYKDFK; encoded by the coding sequence atgaaaaataaagataacGAGGTAAATATGGAACAAAATAAACCTAAAACTACTCAGCAACGGTCAAGAAAGGGCAAGAAGTCGTGGAGGAAAAATATCGATATAGATGATGTGGAAAAAGGATTAGAAGAAGCAAACAATAGACAAAGACTTCTTGGagatgataatgatgattttataATAGATACGGAAGGAGATGTGTCAATAGGAGGTAAATCAGggaaaaaattaaagagtACTGAGatcttatcaaataaatccaAGGTTAAGCCTTTAGCTGTCGAGAGaaacaacaagaaaatcCAAGGTGTTAACAAGCATGAAGTACACAGGTTGATGAAGTTATCAGGGAAGGTGAATGGGGAATCCAAGTTGAAGACGAGGGTTGACAAAGATGGGTTGTTTAGAGCAAAGAACGAAGATCTTTGGGGTGAAGAACCTGTTGATAATACACCAGAAATCTTACTTACGAAGTCCTCGAGTGGACTTACCAAGGCCAAGTACGCACCGAAGACCATGAAGACAGACGCGATTAGGTTGAGCGAACAAGAGAAGCAGGTCGATGCTGGAAAATCGTATAATCCATCTTTGGCTTCATGGAAAGCGTTgataaataaagaatatacTACTGAAAATGAGAAGGAATTGAAACGTCAAGAACTTCTTGATCATCAACAGCGTATCAAGTACTTGATTGCCAACTTGgatgaaaacgaagaagaatcttCTGGAGACGAGCAAATTGATGAAGTAGAAGAGGAAGGTGAACAAGATTTTAAGTTATCGATAAATAAGCCAACACAAGTGAAGATCAAGACGAAGTCCAAGAGAAACAGAGAAGCAAAGCATAAGCAAAGAACGGAATTAgaacaaaaattgaaggaattaaagaatcaaattaatgaattagcGAAATTAGATGagtataatgaattagCAGCAGCAAAGCAAGAAGCAAAAGAAAGTACAACGtcgaaatcaaagaaaacaaagaaattattcaagtatGATTCCATAACCAGACCATTAGAAGTTAAATTATCGGATGAACTTAAcaataatttaaagaatttgaagcCCGAAGGTAACTTATTTTATGATTCCATGATTAACTTACAAGAAAACGGTTTAATTGAAACTAGAGTTCCAGTAGCcaagagaagaagatacACACCAAAGAttactgaaaaatggaCCTAtaaagatttcaaatag
- a CDS encoding DEHA2C15972p (similar to uniprot|P32491 Saccharomyces cerevisiae YPL140C MKK2 Mitogen-activated kinase kinase), which translates to MSNQGTIYSIPNSKKPTNNKLPNLLIPSPVSINKSDQTYKQPRRKPPPIDFSRIHGAYSNTPDTISPNPSSGTHSGIQSATSDISENLRAHNIGNNTKQNNEQCKNNEQSKNNNDEIQKRVEDLSPDDWNRLANDNQIIELNKLGEGNGGSVSKCTLVNGSQIFALKLINADPNPNIQKQIIRELQYNRVCDSPNIVKYYGTFMVEKQSMIGISMEYMGGRSLDAIYKRVIELDPTNRINEKVLGKVAESILTGLNYLHQQRIIHRDIKPSNILLDSEGNIKLCDFGVSGEVVNSLATTFVGTQYYMAPERIMGKPYTVSCDIWSLGLTLLEVAICKFPFITDDTMVGPIELLSLILEYEPKLNDIPEQGIFWSDSFKNFIGYCLKKNSEERPSPRQMLSHPWCVSQSKIKVRMDKFVKKLWGQLD; encoded by the coding sequence ATGTCAAATCAAGGAACAATATATAGTATACCAAATAGCAAGAAACcaactaataataaattgcccaatttattaataccaTCACCAgtttcaattaataaatcagatCAAACCTACAAACAACCTAGACGAAAACCACCACCGATAGATTTTCTGAGAATTCATGGGGCGTATTCAAATACACCAGATACTATATCGCCCAATCCATCTAGTGGAACACATAGTGGTATACAGAGCGCCACTAGTGACATACTGGAGAATTTAAGAGCACACaatattggaaataatACTAAGCAGAATAACGAACAGTGTAAGAATAATGAACAGAGTAAGAATAATAACGATGAGATACAGAAAAGAGTAGAAGATTTATCACCGGATGACTGGAATAGGTTAGCTAAtgataatcaaataatagAGCTTAATAAATTAGGGGAGGGAAATGGAGGTAGCGTGTCGAAGTGTACATTAGTAAACGGATCACAGATTTTTGCTTTGAAACTAATTAATGCAGACCCCAATCCAAACATACagaaacaaataataaggGAGTTACAATACAACCGAGTGTGTGACTCGCCAAACATTGTCAAATATTATGGTACATTCATGGTAGAGAAGCAACTGATGATTGGGATTTCGATGGAATACATGGGAGGCAGATCATTGGATGCCATTTACAAACGAGTTATTGAACTAGATCCTACAAACAGAATCAATGAGAAAGTGTTAGGAAAAGTTGCGGAGTCAATTTTAACGGGTTTAAACTATTTGCACCAGCAACGTATTATCCACAGAGATATCAAGCCATCGAATATTCTTTTGGACAGTGAAGGAAATATCAAGCTATGCGATTTTGGCGTCAGTGGTGAAGTCGTGAATTCGTTGGCCACTACGTTCGTGGGGACACAGTACTATATGGCTCCCGAGAGAATAATGGGTAAGCCATATACTGTCAGTTGTGATATTTGGTCTCTAGGTCTCACATTGCTCGAAGTTGCAATTTGCAAGTTCCCGTTCATTACAGATGACACCATGGTCGGACCAATCGAgctattatcattaatattggAGTACGAACCAAAGTTGAACGATATTCCCGAACAAGGCATCTTTTGGAGCGATTCCTTCAAAAACTTCATAGGTTACtgtttgaaaaagaatagCGAAGAAAGGCCAAGTCCTAGACAAATGTTGAGTCATCCATGGTGTGTCAGCCAACTGAAAATTAAAGTCAGAATGGATAAATTTGTCAAGAAATTATGGGGCCAATTGGATTAG